ATTATATCCACAAGTTAATCACATAGTTATACACATTTAGCTACTTATACACAGTCTCCTTTTTTATCCACATTTTTCTGTGGATAAGTCTTAAATAGCTTATTCTAGCTGCCTTTATATTCTCGATTTATGCACATATCTTGTGGATATCCTATTTTTTACTCTGAGTTATCCACATTTTTTTATGCTTGTGCATAACTGAATTGTTTATTTGTGGATATAAAAGTTATCCACAGCTTTTATTTTTATGCTATACTAGAACATATCAATTCAAACAGAATGTGTGGTGAGCGAATGATTAATAAAGATGAATTTTGGGCAGGTGTCACCCAATATTTTAAAGAGATTTTATCAGAGACATCATTTAATAATTGGGTTGCGCCTGTTAAACCAACCCGAATTACAGATAATACCATTACATTGTCTGTACCAAGTAATTTATTAAAACAACAATGGGAAAAGAATTTATCTGGTTATATCATTCAATATAGTATCGATCATTATGGATTTGAACTCACGCCTATTTTTATCGTTGTTGGGGCTGTATCACCGGATAATTTCCTTGTTAATACATTACAAAATGATATGGAAATCCACAATACAATGCCGACCAACTCTAATTTAAATCCATCTTATACATTTGAGACATTTGTCGTAGGTGAAGAAAATAAGATGGCCAATGGAGCTGCATTAGCAGTCTGTGATAATCCAGGTAAAACATACAATCCATTCCTTATCTATGGAGGCGTCGGTTTAGGTAAGACACATTTAATGCAAGCGATTGGAAACGAAATTAAACGTAATAATCCAGCTGCTCGTATCAAATATGTCACTACTGAAACGTTTATGAATGAATATGTATCTAGTATTACTTATAATACTACCGCTGATTTTAAGCGGATGTACCGTGAAGATATTGATGTGTTACTGATTGATGATATTCAATTTTTCTCCAATAAAAATCGAATTCAAGAGGAATTTTTCCACACGTTTAACGCATTATTCAATGCCGGAAAACAAATCGTCTTGACTTGTGATCGTTTGCCTAATAACATCGATAATTTGGAAGACAGATTAATTTCTCGTTTTAAATGGGGGCTTTCCACCGATATTACGCCACCTGATTTGGAGACACGTATTGCTATTTTAAGAAGAAAAGCACTCAATGATAATTTAGATATCCCATCTGAAGCATTAACGTACATTGCTAATAATGTTGATTCCAATATTCGTGAATTAGAAGGCGCCTTAACGCGGGTACTAGCTTATGCTGCAATGAATGGTGAGGAAATTTCTGTTAATTTAGCAGCCAAGGCTCTTTTTGCTTTATTTGGAAATCGTGCAGAGAAAAAATTAACGATTGAAGATATTATTGCAACAGTAGCCAAATACTTTAAAATTACTGTTGAAGATATCAAAGGTGCTAAGCGTGTGAAAAGTATTGTCTATCCGCGACAAATTGCGATGTATCTGTCCCGTGAGTTGACCGATATTTCATATCCAAAAATTGGAGAAGATTTTGGTAATAAAAACCATACGACCGTAATGCATGCTTATGAAAAGATTGATGATGCGTTGAAAATAGATGAAAAAATCAAACAGGATGTAGCTGAACTCAAACAGAAATTATCTCATAGTTAAAAAGAACTGTGCATAACTTCTCGAGTCTTCCACATGACATTAACAGCACGCTACACAGCAAAAAACAGATGATATCAACGCTTAAAGCGACTTTTCCACACAATTCACACCCCTTATTATTATTATTAACTATTTATATTAATATATATATCTATATTTAAAGGAGTTATCTATGAAATTCACTATGAAACGCACTGTGTTTATGACACATCTTTCTCATGTTACAAGAGCTGTTCCTAGCAAAACAACCATTGATATTTTAAAAGGCATTAAACTTGAAGTTCAATCAGATAAATTAATTTTGATTGGGAGTAATTCCGATATTTCAATTGAAAGTGTATTGTTAAGTTCAGACGAAATGAATGAATTAAATATTGAAGCAACTGGTAGTGTAATTTTACCTGCACGTTTAATTAATGATATTGTTCGTAAATTACCAACTAACACCATTGAAATTGAAGTAGATTCACAATATCTGATTATTGTTAAATCGGGCAAAGCTGTATTTAAGATTATCGGTGGAGATGCAAGTACTTATCCACAATTACCAATCATTGAATCCAATGTAAGTGCGACTTTTTCGACTACTGTCTTTAATCAAATGATTGCTCAAACCATTTTTTCTGCATCGAATCAAGAAACACGACCTGTTTTAACAGGGATTCATTTGACCAATCATGGTGACTATTTATCAGCCGTTGCTAGTGATAGTCATCGCTTAAGTAAACGAGAAATTCCATTTCCAGAAGGACAACAAGCACTTCCTTTTGAATCGATTGATGTACCGAAAAAAACAATGTTAGAATTAATGCGTATTGCTGAAGATGAGCAAACCCTATCCATGGTTGTTGCTGAGCAACAAGTCATCTTCTCATTAGATGGTATTACTATCTATTCACGTCTATTAGAAGGTATTTTCCCGGATGCTGAGCGTTTAATTCCGACTCATTTTATCTCTGAAATTACATTAAATGCTAGTCAATTTTTAAATTCAATCGACCGTACCTCTCTATTATCAACTGGAACGCATAAAACTGTTCAAATGATTGTTGGTAATAACACCGTTAATTTATTTGTAAAAGGTAATGAAGTAGGGATGGTTGCTGAAGAAATTGAAGTGAAGCAAATTGAAGGAGAGGAAATAAAAGTTTCTTTCAATGCTGAGTATATGAAAGACGCTTTAAAATCTTTCGAAGATGCAGACGTCAAAATTCAATTACAATCGGCCGCTAGACCGTTTGTTATTCAATTAGCAACGCCTAGTGAATTAGAAAATAATAACTTACTTCAACTACTTACACCGATTAGAACACATGGTTAAACAAAAACGAAACCCCATCAAGCAACAATTACGGCTTGGTGGGGTTTCGTCTTAATTGTTGAAATGCTACTTCAAGGGAGCTCGTTATCGGCATTTCTTATTAGTTCTGTGATTGTTGATTGCGCATTGTAATCAATGCTAAATATTCTTCCAATGTCAATTGATGTTCGTGCATAAATGTCGCATGTGGATTGCCGACATAACGAAAATGCCATGGTTCAAAATGAATTCCTGTAATATCTGTTTTTCCGTCTAAATACCGTAAGATAAAACCATATTGATGGGCATGTTCTGCTAACCATATAGCAGAAGAATCATATTGATAATCAACCGATAAACCGCCACCCCAATTCGTTCCTAGTAAATCAACGGCCAAACCACTTGTATGTTCACTACCGTGACTCGGAGCATAAAATAAGTCTGTCCAATAAGTTGCTTCTGCTTCACTTAAACCTTCGCTTAAATAAGAATAATAACGACTTTCGCGATTAGTCGCTTGTTCTGTAATCGAACGATAACCAGAAACTAATTGATAATAATAACCGTCTTGCGCCGCTGCGGCATATAGTGCTTGTAATGGTTCATACAATGCTTCATGATATGGCAGACCATTACTAGAATAAACGAATGGGATATACGGTTCACGGTCTAGTAAATTTTCTTTATTAATTAATATTAAATAGGGATTGTCTAATTGTGCTTCCTTAGGCAATAATGTTATTAAACGTTGAATGGTGGAATCCTTTTTATCTAGTGTTGGTAATACCCAGTCTTTAGCTTTAATTACCGGACTTTGTATACTAACAACTAATATTATTAACAATATACTGTTGATGATTTTTTTCAAATAATCTACTCCCTCTTCTTTAATTGAGCTACTAGTATCACATTATCGACTGAGTAACGCCTTAATTTCTGTTATTAATTGTTCTTCTGTAAGCATCCCACGAATCGTTTTAACCGCTCGTCCTGTTTCATCGAAAAATACAGTTGACGGAAAAATCGTAGCACCGAACATTAGTTGATTATTTTTATCAATATCATAATAGACAGGTAAATCCAATCCTATTTCAGTTAGAAAAGAGTCTGCTGCTTCCTTTGTTTCTGTATTACGACTACCAATAGCATTTAACATAATAAATTCTACATCATTTTGATACATTTGATAAGCTTTTTCAAAAAATGGCATTTCTTCACGGCAGGGTGGACACCAACTCGCCCATAAATTAAGTATCATTGGTCGACCTTTTTTATCGTTTAAATGCAGTACATTGCCTGCTTTATCTAAAAAGGTGGTGTCGGGACCAATAATGTTAGTAGTCGTTGTTTCTTCGGTAATACTTGTTATTGTATCTTCTACTGCAGACATTGTTTCATTTTGTGGTGTTACTGAATGATTGGTCTCATTAGTCGTCTTTAGTGGTGAAACAGTTGTGTCGGATGCCCGTTGATAAATGAATGCTGCAGTCATAAATAATAAGACAAATCCTAGACAATATAAAAATAATTTTTTCATCATTTTTTCCTTTCTGATTCGTTCAAATTAGCTTGTTATCCCGTTATATTACTTTTAAAACGAGGATTGCCACACATTTACTTAGACTAATAATGTTAATAATCGGTCGTACCAGCCAAATAGTATGAGACAACCAAGGATAATTAAGAGTCCAGAACTTATCCTATGAATGGTATGCCTTTGTTTTTTTAGCCATTGAAACGATTGACTCATTTCATTCATGAAAAAGGTTAATAAAATAAATGGTACACTTAATCCTAAGGTGTATGAAAGCATTAATAAAGTTGAGTTGAATAGATGTTGACTCAATAATGCTTGTGATAAGACAGCGGATAGGAATACCCCGACACAAGGTGTCCAAGTTAATGCAAACATAATACCAAATAGGAAGTGATTGTTGGTCGGTTGCCAGTGTTTTGTTAAATTCGCAAGCAATCTGGTCATTATTTTTTGACTGAATAAAAAATCAACCCCCATAATAATTAAATAACTACCAATCAACACATTGATGATTGAGCGGTACATAAGAAAAAATTTACCAATAGTCGTCACAAATAAATTCAGTGCGATAAAAACTAGCGAGAAACCAAAGATAAATTGAATTAATTGATAGAGGATGAGCTTCTTATTTTGTGGCGATTCTGGTTGCCCTGTAATAAACGTGATATAGAGTGGAATCATTGGCAGTAAGCACGGTGAAAGAAAGGTTAGTATTCCTTCTGTAAATAATAATAGATAGTACATAGAACCTCCTTGGAAATCATTATCATTATGATAACAACATTGATTTCAGTATTTCAATTAATGTGCTTTGTGAGTCGATGGCAAATCATCAATGAAATCGAAAATTTTGCTACTTTTTAGCGATTATATGTTTAAATAAGGGGAATATACTATTTATACATTAGGTCAGCGAAAAAAGCGTTATATTGAATTATTATTTGTAGTTTCGACAAAAAAAGGGTATAATTGACATATAGAATGAATGAATCTAGGTGGCAAAAAATGGAAAAGAAAATAATCGAAATTCATGACCAATTTATTACGTTAGGACAATTATTAAAACATGAGTCTATTATCTCCTCTGGTGGGATGGCGAAATGGTATTTGAGTGAACACGTCGTTAAACTAAATGGCGAATTTGAACAACGCAGAGGGAAAAAATTATACAATGGGGATGTCATTGAGTTAGTGAATGAACAACTAATGATTACTATTGTACAAACAGATTAATCGTAATGAGAATTAAACAATTAAATTTACAAAATTATCGAAACTACCAGCAATTAGACTTAACGTTTGATGATGGATTAACGATATTTACAGGAGAAAATGCCCAAGGGAAGACAAACCTCCTTGAGGCAATTTTTTTATTGTCCTTAGCTAAAAGTCATCGTACGAATCGCGATCAAGAATTAATTAAAAATGATGCGGATGCAGCAAAAATTAGTGCGTTAATTGAAACGAGTCATTTTGAATTGCCACTTGAGCTACTACTCAATAAAAAAGGGAAAATTGCTAAAGTTAATCACATTGAGCAAGCAAAATTGAGTCATTTTGTTGGTCAGTTGAATGTCATTTTATTTTCACCAGAAGATATGCAATTGATAAAAGGCTCGCCTGCTTTAAGAAGACGTTTTTTAGATATTGAAATCGGACAATCACAGCCGATTTATTTAGTTGAATTGCAACAATACAATCGCATTTTAAAACAGCGTAATCAGTACTTAAAGCAATTTGGTAGACAGGCATCATTTGACGCTGTCTATTTTGATGTGTTGACGGAACAATTAATTGAAAAAGCAGTAAATGTCATTACGTACCGTTTAGAATATATTGCACAATTAGAAAAGATTGCACAAACAATTCATTTTGATTTATCGAATCAGCGTGATTCATTAAAACTTGATTATGTAGCTAGTTCTTCTAAGTTGGACTATAAACAACCGGAGCAGCTACATAATCAATTGAACAAAATGTTTCATGATGCGATGAATCGTGAAAAAGATATGGGAGTAACAGCATATGGACCACACCGTGATGATTTAATTTTTTATGTTAATGAACAACCGGCACAATTTTTTGGGTCTCAAGGGCAGCAACGAACAATTGTCTTAAGTATTAAATTAGCAGAGATTGAACTAATTAATCAGATAAAGGGAGACTATCCTGTTTTATTATTAGATGATGTTCTGTCAGAACTTGATGATCAACGACAACACTTACTCATGCAATACATTGAAGGAAAAGTACAAACATTTTTAACTACGGCTTCCATCAATGGCTTGAAATTACAACAATTAAATCATCCGAGTATTTTCTATATTGAAAAAGGCACCGTACAGGCAATGTCAGATATGAATTGAGTGAAGATACTAACGAATGATTAGAGATTAGATTATATTTTGCGAGGGAGATTACATATGACGAAAGAACAACAATATAATGCGGATCAGATTCAGGTGTTAGAAGGACTTGAAGCGGTTCGAAAACGTCCGGGGATGTATATTGGTTCAACGAGTGGCGAAGGGTTACATCATTTAGTATGGGAAATTGTTGATAATTCGATTGATGAAGCATTGGCCGGATATTGTACCCATATTGAAGTGACCATTGAAAAGAATAATAGTATTACCGTAGTCGATGATGGTCGTGGTATCCCAGTTGATATCCAAGCCAAAACTGGTCGACCAGCGATGGAAACTGTCTTTACGGTCCTTCATGCTGGAGGAAAATTTGGCGGTGGCGGCTACAAAGTTTCAGGTGGATTACACGGCGTCGGGGCATCAGTTGTTAATGCGTTGTCGACCCGTGTCTTGGTTGAAGTATCACGAGACGGAAAAGTGCATCAACAAGTATTTGAACGTGGAAAAGTCATTCAAGATGTAAAAATCGTTGGCGAATCCGATACAACAGGAACAAAAGTAAACTTTTTACCCGATCCAACGATTTTTAGAGAAACAACGGACTTTAATTATTCAAAATTGATGAAACGAATTCGCGAGTTAGCCTTTTTAAATAAAGGATTACGTATTTCAATTAAAGATGTCCGTGAAGAACGGGAAGCTGAAGATAGTTTTTACTTTGAGGGCGGTATTAAGAGTTATGTTGAATATTTGAATGAAGATAAGCAAACCATTGTAGAAGACCCAATTTACTTAGAAGGTGAAGCTGAAGGTATTCAAGTAGAGTTAGCATTGCAATATACAGATACGTATCATACGAATATTTTATCGTTTGCTAATAATATCCATACCCATGAAGGTGGGACACATGAATCTGGATTTAAATCAGGTTTAACACGTATTATTAATGATTATGCGCGTAAAGCTGGATTAATTAAAGAGAGTGAAGAAAATTTAAGTGGTGAAGATGTACGTGAAGGCTTAACCTTAGTCTTATCAGTGAAACATCCAGATCCTCAGTTTGAAGGACAAACGAAAACAAAATTAGGTAATTCTGAGGTAAGAACGATTACGGAACGTATCTTTGCTACAGGATTTGATACCTTTTTAATGGAAAATCCAAAAATAGCACGTGTCATTGTTGATAAGGGTATTTTAGCAGCCAAAGCACGGCTAGCAGCTAAACGTGCGCGTGAAATGACTCGTAAGAAAAATGTGTTAGAAATTGCTAATTTACCAGGTAAGCTAGCTGATTGTTCAAGTAAAGATCCAGAGCAATGTGAGTTATTTATCGTCGAGGGAGATTCTGCTGGTGGTTCGGCTAAACAAGGTCGCTCACGGATGTTCCAAGCTATTTTACCGATTCGTGGAAAAATCTTAAATGTTGAGAAAGCATCAATGGATAAAATATTGAATAATGAGGAAATTCGTTCGTTATTTACTGCAATGGGCACTGGATTCGGTGGTGAATTTGATGTGTCGAAAGCGCGTTACCATAAATTAATCATTATGACTGATGCCGATGTCGATGGTGCGCATATTCGTACGTTACTGTTGACACTTGTCTTTCGTTATATGCGCCCACTATTAGATGCTGGGTATGTATACATTGCGCAGCCACCATTATATCAAGTCAAACAAGGTAAAAAAGAATTATATTTAGATACAGATGAACAATTACGTCAATGGCAAGCAGATAATCCAGATGCACGATACTCTATCCAACGCTACAAAGGTTTAGGGGAAATGAACTATGAACAGTTATGGGAAACTACGATGAATCCTGAAAATCGTCGGATGTTACGTGTTTCTGTTGATGATGCGATGGAAGCAGATAAAGTGATGGATATGTTAATGGGTGACGAAGTTGCACCTAGACGTGAATTTATTGAACAAAATGCGGTGTATGTTCAGAATTTGGATATTTAATGGCATGAAAGGATAACAGTATGAGTGAACAATTTGATCAACGGCGAGAATTTGAAGCCGTAAATTTACCAGATGAAATGCGTACCTCCTTTTTGGATTATGCGATGAGTGTCATTGTTTCGCGTGCTTTACCTGATGTACGTGATGGGCTAAAACCTGTTCATCGTCGAATTTTATATGGGATGAATGAATTAGGGGTAACACCAGATAAACCTTATAAAAAATCTGCGCGTATTGTCGGAGATGTTATGGGGAAATATCATCCCCATGGTGATAGTGCGATTTATGAAGCGATGGTGCGTATGGCACAACCGTTTAGCTATCGTCAAATGCTCGTTGACGGGCACGGAAACTTTGGTTCTGTCGATGGTGACGGGGCTGCGGCGATGCGTTATACGGAAGCACGAATGAGTAAAATTGCCTTAGAAATGTTAAAAGATATCAATAAAGATACGATTGATTTTCAAGATAATTACTCACAAGAAGAAAAAGAACCGATGGTTTTACCGGCTCGTTTCCCTAATTTATTAGTAAATGGAACGAGTGGGATTGCGGTTGGTATGGCAACGAATATTCCGCCACATAATCTTGGAGAAGTTATCGATGCATTAGGTATTTTAATGAAAAACCCTGATGCGACTGTGAACGAATTGATGGAAGTATTACCGGGTCCTGATTTTCCAACAGGGGCGATTGTTATGGGTAAATCAGGTATTCGTAAGGCCTATGAGACAGGTAAAGGTAAAATTATTATCAGAAGTCGTGTCGAAATTGAACAATTATCGGGAGACCGTGAACGAATTGTTGTAACGGAAATTCCTTATGGTGTCAACAAGGCTAAAATGGTCGAACGTATTGCTGAATTGGCCCGTGAAAAAAGAATTGAAGGCATTACTTATGTTGCTGATGAATCAGGTCGTGAAGGGATGCGTGTTGTTATTGACGTGCGTCGTGATACGAGCGCTAGTGTTGTATTGAATAATTTATATAAATATACATCGT
The genomic region above belongs to Aerococcaceae bacterium zg-1292 and contains:
- the dnaA gene encoding chromosomal replication initiator protein DnaA, translated to MINKDEFWAGVTQYFKEILSETSFNNWVAPVKPTRITDNTITLSVPSNLLKQQWEKNLSGYIIQYSIDHYGFELTPIFIVVGAVSPDNFLVNTLQNDMEIHNTMPTNSNLNPSYTFETFVVGEENKMANGAALAVCDNPGKTYNPFLIYGGVGLGKTHLMQAIGNEIKRNNPAARIKYVTTETFMNEYVSSITYNTTADFKRMYREDIDVLLIDDIQFFSNKNRIQEEFFHTFNALFNAGKQIVLTCDRLPNNIDNLEDRLISRFKWGLSTDITPPDLETRIAILRRKALNDNLDIPSEALTYIANNVDSNIRELEGALTRVLAYAAMNGEEISVNLAAKALFALFGNRAEKKLTIEDIIATVAKYFKITVEDIKGAKRVKSIVYPRQIAMYLSRELTDISYPKIGEDFGNKNHTTVMHAYEKIDDALKIDEKIKQDVAELKQKLSHS
- a CDS encoding TlpA family protein disulfide reductase, whose protein sequence is MMKKLFLYCLGFVLLFMTAAFIYQRASDTTVSPLKTTNETNHSVTPQNETMSAVEDTITSITEETTTTNIIGPDTTFLDKAGNVLHLNDKKGRPMILNLWASWCPPCREEMPFFEKAYQMYQNDVEFIMLNAIGSRNTETKEAADSFLTEIGLDLPVYYDIDKNNQLMFGATIFPSTVFFDETGRAVKTIRGMLTEEQLITEIKALLSR
- the recF gene encoding DNA replication/repair protein RecF — its product is MRIKQLNLQNYRNYQQLDLTFDDGLTIFTGENAQGKTNLLEAIFLLSLAKSHRTNRDQELIKNDADAAKISALIETSHFELPLELLLNKKGKIAKVNHIEQAKLSHFVGQLNVILFSPEDMQLIKGSPALRRRFLDIEIGQSQPIYLVELQQYNRILKQRNQYLKQFGRQASFDAVYFDVLTEQLIEKAVNVITYRLEYIAQLEKIAQTIHFDLSNQRDSLKLDYVASSSKLDYKQPEQLHNQLNKMFHDAMNREKDMGVTAYGPHRDDLIFYVNEQPAQFFGSQGQQRTIVLSIKLAEIELINQIKGDYPVLLLDDVLSELDDQRQHLLMQYIEGKVQTFLTTASINGLKLQQLNHPSIFYIEKGTVQAMSDMN
- a CDS encoding cytochrome c biogenesis protein CcdA is translated as MYYLLLFTEGILTFLSPCLLPMIPLYITFITGQPESPQNKKLILYQLIQFIFGFSLVFIALNLFVTTIGKFFLMYRSIINVLIGSYLIIMGVDFLFSQKIMTRLLANLTKHWQPTNNHFLFGIMFALTWTPCVGVFLSAVLSQALLSQHLFNSTLLMLSYTLGLSVPFILLTFFMNEMSQSFQWLKKQRHTIHRISSGLLIILGCLILFGWYDRLLTLLV
- the dnaN gene encoding DNA polymerase III subunit beta, translated to MKFTMKRTVFMTHLSHVTRAVPSKTTIDILKGIKLEVQSDKLILIGSNSDISIESVLLSSDEMNELNIEATGSVILPARLINDIVRKLPTNTIEIEVDSQYLIIVKSGKAVFKIIGGDASTYPQLPIIESNVSATFSTTVFNQMIAQTIFSASNQETRPVLTGIHLTNHGDYLSAVASDSHRLSKREIPFPEGQQALPFESIDVPKKTMLELMRIAEDEQTLSMVVAEQQVIFSLDGITIYSRLLEGIFPDAERLIPTHFISEITLNASQFLNSIDRTSLLSTGTHKTVQMIVGNNTVNLFVKGNEVGMVAEEIEVKQIEGEEIKVSFNAEYMKDALKSFEDADVKIQLQSAARPFVIQLATPSELENNNLLQLLTPIRTHG
- the yaaA gene encoding S4 domain-containing protein YaaA — translated: MEKKIIEIHDQFITLGQLLKHESIISSGGMAKWYLSEHVVKLNGEFEQRRGKKLYNGDVIELVNEQLMITIVQTD
- a CDS encoding M15 family metallopeptidase, which codes for MKKIINSILLIILVVSIQSPVIKAKDWVLPTLDKKDSTIQRLITLLPKEAQLDNPYLILINKENLLDREPYIPFVYSSNGLPYHEALYEPLQALYAAAAQDGYYYQLVSGYRSITEQATNRESRYYSYLSEGLSEAEATYWTDLFYAPSHGSEHTSGLAVDLLGTNWGGGLSVDYQYDSSAIWLAEHAHQYGFILRYLDGKTDITGIHFEPWHFRYVGNPHATFMHEHQLTLEEYLALITMRNQQSQN
- the gyrB gene encoding DNA topoisomerase (ATP-hydrolyzing) subunit B — translated: MTKEQQYNADQIQVLEGLEAVRKRPGMYIGSTSGEGLHHLVWEIVDNSIDEALAGYCTHIEVTIEKNNSITVVDDGRGIPVDIQAKTGRPAMETVFTVLHAGGKFGGGGYKVSGGLHGVGASVVNALSTRVLVEVSRDGKVHQQVFERGKVIQDVKIVGESDTTGTKVNFLPDPTIFRETTDFNYSKLMKRIRELAFLNKGLRISIKDVREEREAEDSFYFEGGIKSYVEYLNEDKQTIVEDPIYLEGEAEGIQVELALQYTDTYHTNILSFANNIHTHEGGTHESGFKSGLTRIINDYARKAGLIKESEENLSGEDVREGLTLVLSVKHPDPQFEGQTKTKLGNSEVRTITERIFATGFDTFLMENPKIARVIVDKGILAAKARLAAKRAREMTRKKNVLEIANLPGKLADCSSKDPEQCELFIVEGDSAGGSAKQGRSRMFQAILPIRGKILNVEKASMDKILNNEEIRSLFTAMGTGFGGEFDVSKARYHKLIIMTDADVDGAHIRTLLLTLVFRYMRPLLDAGYVYIAQPPLYQVKQGKKELYLDTDEQLRQWQADNPDARYSIQRYKGLGEMNYEQLWETTMNPENRRMLRVSVDDAMEADKVMDMLMGDEVAPRREFIEQNAVYVQNLDI